A stretch of the Streptomyces ortus genome encodes the following:
- a CDS encoding putative leader peptide, whose protein sequence is MVSHDVSDKTPGMLLVARLHVDLCRLQSAICTR, encoded by the coding sequence ATGGTTTCCCACGACGTGAGCGACAAGACGCCGGGCATGCTGCTCGTGGCGCGGCTGCACGTCGACCTGTGCCGGCTGCAGAGCGCCATCTGTACGCGCTGA
- a CDS encoding MoaD/ThiS family protein, protein MAIEVRIPTILRTYTDGQKAVEGGGETLAALFADLESRHTGIQARIVDGGELRRFVNVYLNDEDVRFLDGINTKLTDGDSVTILPAVAGGMV, encoded by the coding sequence ATGGCCATCGAGGTCCGCATCCCCACCATCCTCCGCACCTACACCGACGGCCAGAAGGCGGTCGAGGGCGGCGGGGAGACCCTTGCCGCGCTCTTCGCCGACCTCGAAAGCCGCCACACGGGCATCCAGGCCCGCATCGTGGACGGGGGCGAACTGCGCCGCTTCGTGAACGTGTACCTGAACGACGAGGACGTCCGCTTCCTCGACGGCATCAACACCAAGCTCACCGACGGCGACAGCGTCACCATCCTGCCGGCCGTCGCCGGCGGCATGGTCTGA